A section of the Roseovarius sp. W115 genome encodes:
- the argE gene encoding acetylornithine deacetylase codes for MPQTLDAALDILDALVGFETVSGRPTHGIIGYIQDFLAHHDISSTLSFDEAKERANIFATIGPEIDGGVVLNGHTDVVPVEGQDWSSDPFTLTRKGNRLYGRGSVDMKGFLACVLASVPVFKAAPLTKPIHIAFTFDEETGGLGMPVLLESLSGFAYRPEIVIVGEPTQMKIVTGHKGGYEMRTEIKGQEAHSCDPRQGVNAITAAMKLISKIEEMNAQRAANPLEGSPFSPPYPTFNVGTVEGGAARNATAGWCNFDWEYRPMPGEDGSVAIAEIQAFAEQDILPAMRAVCDGAEIRIITEIAVPPLDDRNAAKAAEFVSMITGLNDTGVVSFGTDAGYFSDADYSTVVFGPGDISRAHKADEYIELEELTQGLDFLHKLTTRLSS; via the coding sequence ATGCCCCAAACACTGGATGCGGCCTTAGATATCCTTGACGCTCTGGTCGGTTTTGAAACTGTATCCGGACGTCCAACCCATGGGATCATTGGTTACATTCAAGACTTTCTGGCACATCACGACATTTCCTCGACCCTCAGCTTCGACGAGGCCAAAGAACGTGCCAACATCTTTGCGACAATCGGGCCAGAGATCGACGGCGGTGTAGTGTTGAACGGGCACACCGATGTTGTCCCGGTGGAGGGTCAGGACTGGTCGAGCGACCCGTTCACGCTGACCCGCAAAGGCAACAGGCTTTATGGGCGTGGATCGGTTGATATGAAGGGGTTTCTGGCCTGTGTTCTGGCGTCGGTGCCTGTGTTCAAAGCCGCACCCCTGACCAAGCCTATTCATATCGCGTTTACATTTGACGAGGAAACGGGCGGGCTTGGGATGCCCGTCCTGCTCGAAAGCTTGTCGGGGTTTGCCTATCGCCCAGAGATCGTCATCGTCGGAGAGCCGACGCAGATGAAGATCGTGACCGGCCACAAGGGCGGCTATGAGATGCGCACTGAAATCAAGGGCCAAGAGGCGCATTCCTGTGACCCAAGGCAGGGTGTCAACGCAATCACCGCTGCGATGAAGCTGATCTCGAAGATTGAAGAGATGAATGCGCAGCGCGCGGCAAACCCCTTGGAAGGCTCGCCCTTCAGCCCGCCGTATCCTACCTTTAACGTCGGCACGGTAGAGGGCGGCGCGGCGCGAAACGCAACTGCTGGGTGGTGCAACTTCGATTGGGAATACCGCCCGATGCCGGGCGAGGACGGATCAGTGGCCATCGCTGAAATCCAAGCCTTTGCCGAGCAGGACATCCTACCTGCTATGCGGGCCGTCTGCGACGGTGCCGAGATCCGGATTATAACAGAAATTGCCGTGCCGCCGCTGGATGACCGCAATGCCGCGAAGGCGGCGGAATTTGTAAGCATGATCACGGGGCTGAACGACACCGGCGTGGTCTCTTTCGGAACTGACGCGGGCTATTTTAGCGACGCTGACTATTCTACCGTGGTCTTTGGCCCAGGCGATATCAGCCGCGCTCATAAGGCCGATGAATATATTGAACTCGAAGAGCTGACGCAGGGGTTGGATTTCCTGCATAAACTCACCACGCGATTATCGAGTTAA
- a CDS encoding GntR family transcriptional regulator, with the protein MALAKEFGISRTPIRRVFHRLEFMGLVAIKNGVGTIVTDIDLKTFKQIYDLRKRLAEMMGELSPIEITPDHIKTIDDLVKRTRDLADKTGAFDELALIANDLQQLLSDLTGNAPLCEITELMYYRVARIWYTFLPQFGWDKAHAGQLNELEEIRAAMLDNDIRSVGHYRSIDLQRMLTLLGRLLAEP; encoded by the coding sequence GTGGCACTGGCCAAAGAGTTCGGCATCAGCCGCACCCCGATCCGCCGGGTTTTTCACCGGCTTGAATTCATGGGGTTGGTGGCGATCAAGAACGGCGTTGGTACGATAGTGACCGACATTGATCTGAAGACCTTCAAACAGATTTATGACCTGCGCAAACGTCTGGCTGAAATGATGGGAGAGCTGTCGCCGATTGAGATCACACCGGATCATATCAAGACGATCGATGATCTGGTGAAACGCACCCGCGACTTGGCGGACAAGACAGGGGCATTTGATGAGCTGGCGCTCATTGCCAATGACCTGCAACAGTTACTGTCTGATCTGACGGGTAATGCGCCGCTCTGTGAGATCACTGAATTGATGTATTACCGGGTGGCGCGCATTTGGTACACGTTTCTTCCTCAGTTTGGTTGGGACAAGGCGCATGCGGGGCAGCTCAACGAGTTAGAAGAAATTCGCGCGGCCATGTTGGACAATGACATTCGCAGTGTTGGGCACTACCGCAGCATCGACCTTCAACGGATGTTGACCCTTCTTGGTCGATTGCTGGCAGAACCATGA
- a CDS encoding maleate cis-trans isomerase family protein, which yields MTEVVQTADITRFQSTSVCDDIALDEGPGKYRIGLIVLSNDYTVERDFMNMRPNDDVAIFTTRIANTPDCNVNTLRKMASRIADAAELLVPEGRLDTVAYACTSGSVVIGYEAISDHIKAVRPEAACITPITASLAALDTFGAQKLAVLTPYVDEVNAVIADYLQTAGKQICAFSSFRIEDNEEMAALTGEAIFKAAVKSDRPETDALFISCTAIRAVEVVDRIEQALGKPVVTANQAMFWQALRAAGCEDKVEGYGTLLRQF from the coding sequence ATGACAGAGGTCGTCCAAACAGCCGACATAACAAGGTTTCAAAGCACTTCGGTCTGCGATGACATTGCGCTCGATGAGGGCCCTGGAAAATATCGGATCGGGCTCATTGTGCTCAGCAATGACTACACGGTCGAACGTGACTTCATGAATATGCGGCCCAACGATGATGTCGCGATTTTCACCACACGGATTGCCAACACACCTGACTGCAACGTGAACACCTTGCGGAAAATGGCGTCCAGAATTGCAGATGCGGCCGAGCTTTTGGTGCCTGAGGGGCGGCTGGATACGGTCGCTTATGCCTGCACATCAGGCTCGGTGGTGATCGGCTATGAGGCCATTTCCGATCACATCAAGGCCGTTCGCCCCGAGGCAGCCTGCATCACGCCGATCACTGCATCTCTGGCTGCGCTCGACACCTTTGGCGCGCAAAAGTTGGCGGTTCTGACGCCCTATGTGGATGAGGTCAACGCGGTCATCGCCGACTATCTGCAAACGGCTGGCAAGCAGATCTGCGCCTTCTCGTCGTTTCGGATCGAAGACAACGAAGAAATGGCCGCCCTGACCGGTGAGGCGATTTTCAAGGCTGCGGTGAAATCCGACAGGCCAGAGACAGACGCCCTGTTCATTTCCTGCACTGCAATCCGTGCAGTCGAGGTTGTGGACCGCATAGAACAGGCCTTGGGCAAACCGGTTGTCACCGCCAATCAGGCCATGTTCTGGCAGGCCCTTCGGGCAGCGGGCTGTGAGGACAAAGTCGAAGGCTATGGCACTTTGCTACGGCAGTTTTAG
- a CDS encoding phytanoyl-CoA dioxygenase family protein, translated as MINFKWAGGGQEVKWHQDFPFYPLTNTNVAQFLVCLNDIGPDQGPLQVVPKSHEGPFYSHYDDDDNWLGYIPDERLAEAGLDTAVDLTGPAGTVTVHHCAALHASRANLSKLGRPVVIVTYCACDAIGYTAVTYPTSNCLKVVRGEEAKYARLEPMEMRMPPDWSDGYTSIFEHQEKA; from the coding sequence ATGATCAACTTCAAATGGGCTGGAGGCGGTCAGGAGGTGAAGTGGCATCAGGATTTTCCCTTCTACCCGCTGACCAACACCAACGTGGCGCAGTTTCTGGTGTGCCTGAACGACATTGGTCCCGATCAAGGCCCTTTGCAGGTTGTCCCCAAAAGCCACGAAGGCCCATTCTACAGCCACTATGACGACGACGACAATTGGCTTGGTTACATCCCGGATGAAAGATTGGCGGAGGCCGGACTGGACACGGCGGTAGATTTGACCGGCCCGGCTGGCACCGTCACGGTCCACCATTGTGCGGCACTGCACGCCTCACGCGCCAACCTCAGTAAGCTGGGGCGGCCGGTGGTGATTGTCACCTACTGCGCCTGCGATGCCATCGGCTACACCGCTGTGACGTATCCCACGTCAAATTGCCTGAAGGTCGTGCGCGGTGAAGAGGCAAAGTACGCGCGCCTTGAGCCTATGGAAATGCGCATGCCGCCGGACTGGTCCGATGGCTACACCTCCATCTTTGAGCATCAGGAAAAGGCCTAG
- a CDS encoding M24 family metallopeptidase — protein MAPPFSREEYADRLTRVRNAMQSKELDALVIGDPANINWLTGYDAWSFYTPQIMVVGLELEPTWMGREMDAGAAAFTTYLPPEQLVPFPETHVQQTTFHAAQYMGDWMKSKGLNGKRIGYESDVYFLTPAAVGHLMERTPDSDWSDCGLLVNWQRLTKSPAEIAMLQQAAIIAGKAMQTAYDGVRPGVRQCDLMADVVAAQIRGTPDFGGDQTALHPLVLAGEAASTAHPMWTDAPFEKDQTIAFELGGCRKRYNAGLARTVHLGEPPKILMDTAKAVGEGMDEVLSAMKAGALCCDVHAAWQAVLDQYGLEKKSRIGYSIGLGYSPDWGEHTISFRPDDSTVLPENAVVHIILGMWMDGWGMELSETIHVRANDASCLTQFPRDVHVIDV, from the coding sequence ATGGCACCACCGTTTTCCCGCGAAGAATATGCGGACCGTCTGACCCGCGTCAGAAACGCCATGCAGTCCAAGGAACTGGACGCTCTGGTGATTGGCGATCCGGCCAATATCAACTGGTTGACCGGCTATGATGCCTGGTCGTTCTACACCCCGCAGATCATGGTGGTTGGCCTGGAGCTAGAACCAACTTGGATGGGCAGGGAAATGGATGCAGGCGCTGCCGCGTTCACAACCTATTTGCCACCAGAACAGTTGGTCCCCTTTCCCGAAACGCATGTGCAGCAGACGACGTTCCACGCGGCGCAGTACATGGGCGACTGGATGAAATCGAAGGGGTTGAACGGTAAACGGATCGGTTATGAGAGTGACGTCTACTTTTTGACACCCGCCGCGGTGGGTCATTTAATGGAGCGCACACCCGACAGCGACTGGAGCGATTGCGGCTTGCTGGTAAACTGGCAGCGCTTGACCAAAAGCCCCGCTGAGATCGCAATGCTGCAACAGGCCGCAATCATTGCAGGCAAGGCCATGCAAACGGCCTATGACGGCGTGCGACCGGGGGTACGGCAATGCGATCTGATGGCCGATGTCGTCGCCGCTCAAATCCGTGGCACGCCAGACTTCGGCGGAGATCAGACCGCATTGCACCCGCTGGTTCTGGCAGGCGAGGCCGCTTCGACTGCCCATCCCATGTGGACCGACGCGCCATTTGAGAAGGACCAGACCATCGCATTCGAGCTGGGCGGATGCCGCAAACGCTATAACGCGGGCCTTGCGCGCACCGTGCATCTGGGTGAGCCGCCAAAGATATTGATGGACACCGCCAAAGCCGTGGGCGAAGGCATGGACGAAGTTCTGTCCGCCATGAAGGCCGGGGCGCTGTGCTGCGATGTGCATGCCGCCTGGCAGGCGGTTCTGGATCAGTACGGGCTCGAAAAGAAAAGCCGTATCGGCTATTCGATCGGGCTTGGTTATTCTCCCGACTGGGGGGAACACACGATCAGTTTCCGCCCTGATGACAGCACTGTTCTGCCAGAAAACGCCGTCGTACATATCATCCTGGGGATGTGGATGGACGGCTGGGGCATGGAGTTGAGCGAAACAATCCATGTACGTGCCAACGATGCTTCATGTCTCACGCAATTCCCGCGCGATGTTCACGTGATCGACGTGTGA
- a CDS encoding phytanoyl-CoA dioxygenase family protein, translated as MGKKLTQAQIDAFHRDGFVSPIDVFSEAEALRLRKELEAAEEKWPEAFQGAARNNAHLNLMCLDEIVHNPILVDAIEDLIGPDILNYGTVLFIKEPKDPGFVSWHQDARYMGLEPHVGITAWVALTEANDENGCMQMIPGSHGEIKDHTDTFGEENILTRGQEVEDVDASKAVSTPLRPGQMSIHSARVIHSSQPNRSNDRRIGFVIQPYMPPHVQQMITPTGAQMVRGRDPFGNFEHLPRPSSDMDPGDIEKRDWVNETWADILYHGAKMRRDY; from the coding sequence ATGGGGAAAAAACTCACCCAGGCCCAGATCGACGCCTTCCACCGGGATGGGTTCGTCTCGCCCATAGATGTGTTTTCCGAAGCAGAGGCCCTGCGCCTGCGCAAGGAACTTGAAGCCGCCGAAGAAAAATGGCCCGAAGCCTTTCAGGGGGCTGCGCGCAACAATGCTCATCTGAACCTGATGTGTCTTGATGAGATCGTGCACAACCCGATCCTTGTGGATGCGATTGAGGATCTGATCGGCCCTGACATCCTCAATTATGGAACGGTTCTTTTCATCAAAGAGCCCAAGGACCCCGGTTTTGTCAGCTGGCATCAGGACGCTCGTTACATGGGGCTGGAACCTCATGTCGGCATCACCGCCTGGGTGGCCTTGACAGAGGCCAATGACGAAAACGGGTGCATGCAGATGATCCCTGGCAGCCATGGCGAGATCAAAGATCACACCGACACATTCGGTGAAGAAAACATTCTGACCCGCGGGCAGGAAGTGGAAGATGTGGATGCCAGCAAGGCGGTGTCCACGCCCCTGCGCCCCGGCCAAATGTCAATCCACAGCGCCCGGGTGATCCACAGCTCGCAACCAAACCGCAGCAATGACCGGCGCATCGGGTTTGTCATTCAACCCTATATGCCGCCACATGTGCAGCAGATGATCACGCCAACCGGTGCACAAATGGTGAGAGGCCGTGATCCTTTTGGGAATTTTGAACACTTGCCTCGTCCTTCATCCGATATGGATCCCGGTGACATAGAGAAACGAGATTGGGTGAATGAAACATGGGCAGACATTCTCTATCATGGCGCCAAGATGCGGCGAGACTATTAG
- a CDS encoding enoyl-CoA hydratase-related protein, with translation MKDYNTITFDITDDIAVLTLNRPDKMNALNAQMRAEITDAARVAGRKARVLVMTGNGKAFCSGQDLSDTGRVSELDLERVLRDEYVPMLHAIGNCPVPTISAVNGPAAGAGANLALTADVVIASENAYFLQAFTRIGLIPDAGGTFWLPRQMGAAKAMGAALFAEPISARQADDWGMIWEAVDEALFEDRWRDRAVHLAKGPTLAYANLKQAIRGSWDNDLSAQLDLEARLQGDCGNSRDFQEGVLAFIEKRPAEYEGR, from the coding sequence TTGAAAGATTACAACACGATCACGTTCGACATCACCGATGACATCGCGGTGCTGACGCTCAACCGGCCAGACAAGATGAACGCGCTCAATGCACAGATGCGCGCCGAGATCACCGATGCAGCACGCGTGGCCGGGCGCAAGGCGCGGGTTCTGGTGATGACCGGCAATGGCAAGGCGTTTTGTTCCGGTCAGGATTTGTCGGATACCGGCCGTGTGTCCGAGCTTGATCTGGAGCGGGTGCTGCGTGACGAATACGTGCCCATGCTGCACGCCATCGGAAATTGCCCGGTGCCCACAATCAGCGCCGTGAACGGCCCGGCGGCAGGGGCAGGGGCCAACCTGGCGCTGACGGCGGATGTGGTGATCGCATCTGAGAACGCCTATTTCCTGCAGGCCTTCACGCGCATCGGCCTTATCCCGGATGCCGGCGGCACCTTCTGGCTGCCGCGCCAGATGGGGGCGGCCAAGGCGATGGGGGCAGCCCTTTTCGCCGAACCCATCAGCGCGCGGCAGGCCGATGACTGGGGCATGATCTGGGAAGCGGTCGATGAGGCGCTGTTTGAAGACCGCTGGCGCGACCGTGCGGTGCATCTGGCCAAGGGGCCGACGCTGGCCTACGCCAACCTCAAACAAGCCATCCGCGGCAGCTGGGACAACGATCTCTCGGCTCAGCTTGACCTTGAGGCGCGGTTGCAAGGCGATTGTGGGAACAGTCGCGATTTTCAGGAAGGTGTGCTGGCGTTCATTGAAAAGCGCCCGGCGGAGTATGAGGGGCGGTAG
- a CDS encoding cytochrome c-type biogenesis protein, with amino-acid sequence MRHALALILCLLAAPVAAVQPDEILDDPVLEERARDISAGLRCLVCRNESIDESHADLARDLRLLVRERLVAGDSDEEVVDFVVDRYGEYVLLNPLTSGSNLVLWLAGPGMLLLAGALGWGYVRRRATSETVGAAKLSEDEEARLRQILDK; translated from the coding sequence ATGAGACATGCGCTTGCCTTGATCCTGTGCCTGCTGGCAGCTCCCGTGGCCGCGGTGCAACCCGATGAAATCCTGGATGATCCGGTGCTTGAAGAGCGGGCGCGGGACATCTCGGCGGGGTTGCGCTGCCTTGTCTGCCGGAATGAGAGCATTGATGAATCCCATGCTGATCTGGCGCGCGATCTTCGCCTCTTGGTGCGCGAACGGCTTGTGGCCGGGGACAGCGATGAAGAGGTCGTTGACTTTGTCGTGGATCGGTATGGCGAATATGTTCTGCTCAACCCGCTGACCAGCGGGTCAAACCTTGTGCTCTGGCTGGCAGGGCCCGGCATGCTCTTACTCGCAGGGGCGCTTGGCTGGGGGTATGTTCGACGTCGCGCGACCTCTGAGACTGTTGGCGCGGCTAAGCTCAGCGAAGATGAAGAAGCGCGGCTTCGGCAAATTCTCGACAAGTGA
- a CDS encoding heme lyase CcmF/NrfE family subunit, giving the protein MITELGHFALILAFFVAIFQMIVPLVGAHNRWSSWMATAEPAANLQFGLTALSFAALTYAFVTSDFSVQLVAQNSHSLKPMLYKVTGVWGNHEGSMLLWVLIVTLFGAFASWFGGNLPPTLKARVLAVQASVGVAFFAFILFSSNPFLRLPVPPFDGQDLNPLLQDPGLAFHPPFLYLGYVGLSMTFSFAVAALIEGRVDAAWGRWVRPYTLAAWIFLTIGIALGSWWAYYELGWGGFWFWDPVENASFMPWLIAAALLHSAIVVEKRESLKAWTILLAIIAFGFSMVGAFITRSGVLTSVHAFATDPERGMFLLLILGFFMMVGLTLFAARAHVMQAKGVFGLVSRESFLVANNVLLGVATFVVFVGTIWPLVSELFFDRKLSVGAPFFNMAFTPFMILLGLILPVGALMPWKRGVLSRAIKQLTGAFVLAVAVGLLVWAMQTERSALGPVGLFLAAWLVAGAAVDLWSRTGRGDDRFGRLRRLPRADWGKSVAHAGFGITIAGVSAMMAWEKEDIRVAQIGETYDFAGYEITLADVKDVEGPNYLSTTAVIDVGQNGQTIVSLKPEKRIYPVAAMPTSEAAIDNGFLRDIYVVIGDPQVNGGWAVRSYYKPLANWIWGGSILMALGGALSLSDRRYRVAAGARKTRTTPQATPAE; this is encoded by the coding sequence ATGATTACAGAGCTCGGGCACTTCGCACTCATCCTCGCCTTCTTTGTGGCGATCTTTCAAATGATCGTGCCACTGGTGGGCGCGCATAACCGCTGGTCGTCCTGGATGGCCACGGCGGAACCCGCCGCAAACCTGCAGTTTGGCCTGACGGCGCTGTCATTTGCGGCATTGACCTATGCCTTTGTCACATCAGACTTTTCCGTGCAGTTGGTGGCTCAGAACAGTCACTCTCTGAAACCGATGCTCTACAAAGTGACCGGAGTGTGGGGCAACCACGAGGGCTCGATGCTGCTCTGGGTGTTGATTGTAACCCTATTCGGGGCCTTTGCGTCTTGGTTTGGAGGCAACCTGCCACCTACGTTGAAAGCTCGGGTTTTGGCGGTACAAGCGTCTGTTGGCGTTGCATTTTTTGCATTTATCCTGTTCTCGTCCAACCCGTTCCTACGCCTGCCAGTGCCGCCCTTTGACGGGCAAGACCTCAACCCGCTTCTGCAGGACCCCGGTCTCGCCTTCCACCCGCCGTTTCTCTATCTGGGCTACGTCGGCCTTTCGATGACGTTTTCCTTCGCCGTTGCGGCCTTGATCGAAGGGCGTGTGGACGCGGCCTGGGGTCGCTGGGTGCGGCCCTATACACTGGCTGCGTGGATTTTCCTGACCATCGGCATCGCGCTTGGCTCCTGGTGGGCCTACTATGAACTTGGCTGGGGCGGATTCTGGTTCTGGGATCCGGTCGAAAATGCCAGCTTCATGCCCTGGCTGATTGCGGCTGCTCTCCTGCATTCCGCCATCGTGGTGGAAAAACGCGAGTCGCTCAAAGCCTGGACTATTCTTCTGGCCATCATCGCGTTCGGCTTCTCCATGGTGGGCGCGTTTATCACGCGCTCCGGTGTACTGACCTCTGTTCATGCCTTCGCCACAGACCCTGAGCGTGGAATGTTCCTATTGCTCATTCTTGGCTTCTTCATGATGGTGGGGCTGACGCTTTTTGCTGCGCGTGCCCATGTGATGCAGGCCAAGGGCGTGTTTGGGCTGGTCAGTCGCGAGTCTTTCCTTGTGGCCAACAATGTGCTCTTGGGCGTTGCCACCTTTGTGGTCTTCGTTGGCACGATCTGGCCGCTCGTGTCCGAGCTTTTCTTTGACCGCAAGCTCAGCGTGGGTGCGCCATTCTTCAACATGGCCTTCACGCCGTTCATGATCCTTTTGGGTCTGATCCTGCCGGTCGGGGCGCTTATGCCGTGGAAGCGGGGTGTCCTGTCGCGAGCCATCAAACAACTGACTGGCGCGTTTGTTTTGGCTGTTGCAGTTGGCCTGCTGGTCTGGGCGATGCAGACTGAGCGCAGCGCGCTTGGACCCGTGGGTCTCTTTTTGGCCGCATGGCTGGTCGCTGGTGCTGCTGTTGATCTCTGGAGCCGCACGGGCCGGGGTGATGATCGCTTTGGCCGCCTGCGCCGTTTGCCGCGCGCGGACTGGGGCAAGTCGGTGGCGCATGCAGGCTTTGGCATCACCATTGCAGGTGTCTCTGCGATGATGGCCTGGGAGAAGGAGGACATTCGTGTCGCTCAGATCGGTGAAACCTATGACTTCGCAGGATATGAGATTACTCTCGCCGATGTGAAAGACGTGGAAGGTCCCAACTATCTCTCCACAACAGCCGTGATAGATGTCGGTCAAAACGGGCAGACGATCGTCTCGCTCAAGCCGGAAAAGCGCATCTACCCTGTAGCGGCCATGCCGACATCTGAGGCGGCCATCGACAACGGCTTTTTGCGCGACATCTATGTTGTGATCGGAGACCCGCAGGTGAATGGCGGCTGGGCGGTGCGCAGCTATTACAAACCGCTGGCCAACTGGATCTGGGGTGGCTCGATCCTGATGGCTTTGGGCGGGGCCTTGTCGTTGAGTGACAGGCGCTACCGCGTGGCCGCAGGCGCACGCAAAACGCGCACAACACCCCAAGCGACGCCAGCCGAATGA
- a CDS encoding holin family protein, with translation MGLIGRVLSVLFGGERNVVAETAEVFRVNAEAADQRAASLQGAALDQLSAEFAHVKVSWYDRFIDGLNRIPRPAMALGTLGLFLSAMVDPVWFAERMQGIALVPEPLWWLLGAIVSFYFGARHQAKGQEFQRSIAATLARVPQVITAVEDLRALDARSPGVAQTQSDSTLTLAAVQPSDNPALDDWLRQRAHPATM, from the coding sequence ATGGGATTGATTGGCAGAGTTCTGTCCGTGCTCTTTGGCGGTGAACGCAACGTCGTTGCCGAAACCGCCGAAGTCTTTCGCGTCAACGCAGAAGCGGCGGATCAGCGTGCAGCCAGCCTGCAGGGGGCCGCACTCGATCAGCTTTCAGCGGAATTCGCTCATGTCAAAGTGTCTTGGTATGATCGCTTCATCGACGGGTTGAACCGCATCCCACGCCCTGCCATGGCGCTTGGAACGCTTGGTCTCTTCCTGAGTGCGATGGTTGACCCGGTCTGGTTTGCCGAACGCATGCAGGGCATTGCCCTTGTACCAGAGCCGCTCTGGTGGCTTTTGGGTGCGATTGTCAGCTTTTACTTCGGCGCGCGCCATCAGGCAAAAGGCCAGGAATTTCAGCGCTCTATCGCCGCAACACTGGCACGTGTGCCGCAAGTGATCACCGCTGTGGAAGACCTGCGCGCGCTGGATGCGCGCAGCCCGGGCGTGGCCCAAACGCAGTCAGATTCCACGTTGACGTTGGCGGCGGTGCAGCCCTCAGACAATCCGGCGCTTGACGATTGGCTGCGTCAGCGCGCGCACCCCGCGACAATGTGA
- a CDS encoding holin-associated N-acetylmuramidase, protein MLNVQEIARQIVAREGGFVNDPDDPGGATKHGVTIGTLRRLGLDLTGDDKVDIADVRALRPDQAVDIFLRHYFHKPRIADLPDVLQASVFDMYVNAGGNAVKILQRLLRQMNHDVTVDGMIGPQTLVAARKAAKAAPDHIADAYGIARRNYYFRLADRRAASRKFARSRSGDKGGWIKRAEEFISQRYHLSNMEFRERTASWD, encoded by the coding sequence ATGCTCAATGTTCAAGAAATTGCCAGACAGATCGTTGCCCGAGAGGGCGGCTTCGTCAATGACCCCGATGATCCTGGCGGGGCCACGAAACATGGTGTCACGATAGGGACGCTGAGACGCCTCGGACTTGATCTAACCGGGGATGACAAGGTGGACATCGCCGATGTGCGCGCTTTGCGTCCCGATCAGGCCGTGGATATTTTTCTGCGTCATTATTTTCACAAACCGCGCATCGCTGACCTGCCAGATGTGCTGCAGGCCAGCGTCTTTGACATGTATGTCAATGCGGGGGGCAATGCCGTTAAAATTCTGCAACGGCTGTTAAGACAGATGAACCACGACGTGACGGTCGATGGAATGATCGGACCGCAAACGCTTGTTGCCGCGCGCAAGGCGGCGAAGGCGGCACCTGATCATATTGCGGATGCTTACGGGATTGCACGGCGGAACTATTATTTCCGATTGGCCGACCGGCGCGCCGCCTCCCGCAAATTCGCGCGCAGCCGTTCGGGCGACAAAGGCGGCTGGATCAAGCGCGCGGAAGAATTCATTTCGCAGCGCTATCACCTGAGCAACATGGAATTTCGCGAAAGGACAGCGTCATGGGATTGA
- the ccmE gene encoding cytochrome c maturation protein CcmE has protein sequence MKSLKKKRRVQIIAIATVALVLSTGLIGYALQDGINFFRSPSQIVEEPPLPTEVFRIGGLVEEGSIVRGQGETVSFSVTDGGAVIPVTYTGVLPDLFSENEGMVGTGTYEDGVFKATEILAKHDEEYMPKEVIESLKEQGVYKEPGDS, from the coding sequence ATGAAATCGCTGAAGAAAAAACGTCGCGTTCAGATTATCGCCATCGCTACTGTGGCGCTTGTGCTGTCCACAGGGCTGATTGGGTATGCGTTGCAAGACGGGATAAACTTTTTCCGATCCCCGAGCCAGATCGTCGAGGAACCACCCTTGCCAACGGAGGTGTTTCGCATCGGTGGTTTGGTCGAAGAGGGCAGCATCGTGCGCGGACAAGGCGAAACTGTCAGCTTCAGCGTGACCGATGGTGGAGCTGTGATCCCGGTCACATATACGGGCGTATTGCCAGACCTTTTCTCAGAGAACGAAGGCATGGTTGGCACCGGCACCTATGAGGATGGGGTGTTCAAGGCGACGGAGATCCTTGCCAAGCACGACGAGGAATACATGCCTAAAGAGGTGATCGAGAGCCTCAAGGAGCAGGGTGTCTACAAAGAGCCGGGCGATAGCTGA